The genomic region CGACGAATGGACCGAGTGGCTTGCGTTTGAAACTTCCGGCACTTCCAGGGAAGATCAATACTGTCCACACAAACTGTAGAACATCGTCGCCCATGTGCAAAACATTGCTCATCCCATGGACTTCTCTTACAGCTGAAATTCGTCGCAGAAATGTCAACCAAATAAAAGTGAAAGTCCATCAGTGAACTAATTCAGTTGTTAAATATCACCTCGTTATCGTGCTGATGAAAAAACATCGAGTGAGCAAAATAAAGCTAAGCAATATAAAATCAACATAATTCTTGTCATGCTGGGATACTGAAAATTATCACCAACCTTCGACTACAGTCGGGAGTGTTCGAGAAATTCCGTAATTCTTCATTTCCCGCCATTAAGAGCGCACTCCTTTCGGTTTGTGATATCATATCAGTTATTCTCTCGTGGCTCAAGAGGCAACATTGTAAAGATGTACCACTCTGCAGGTCAGATAATTCATTCTTTTCTGCTTTAATGTTCTTCAGACAGGGGATTTATTAAGCAGGTCTATTCAAAGAAATGTTCTGCTTCTTTGTTTGTTAACTTGAAGGCGTTTGAAATCGACTAGGGCATGTTATATTGCTAAATTGGATATTATTGAACGTGATTGCACGTAAGTGTCAGCGACCGGTGTCGCCagtcattttcaataatagaGAATTAAACTACCCgaggttaaaaaaatattagactaaagaattgtgattttttaatttagaatTTAATAACGGACTTGTGGAAGTTTTCCGTGTTGTTCTCACAGTGGAATTGACGCATTGCAGTCAGAAGTCGGATATTACTTTTCCTCCTTGGCTTTTCAATACCTGTTGAATCAATCTCAATGAAATAAGTATGCTAATTAAAATAGACTGGAACAATTCAATGCTTCGAGAGGTGATCAGGCAGATAAGACAGCGAGATATACAAAACatagattaaaaaatgataaagcaTCTGTCATTCACTGATAATGAATTGTCTATCTAGATTGCTATTTAGAAAAGCCCGTCGTGTATGTTTGGTTACAAATTCGTCAATTAACTAATTGATGTCATAACTGTATATGGAGGGAGATAATTGGAGCGAAAATTTATAACATTTTCTGTTGCTTTCTCAGGCAAAACTGTGAGGtgagaaataatttgttaCCCCGACTCGGACGATTATCATAATTCGGAATGTCGCtatccaaaaatattctcaaatttGTGAAAAAACCTTTGGTTTTCAACTCTCTCATCTATGGATCCTTCTACACAAGTGCTGAATTTCTTCAGCAGACGTATCAACTACAAGAGCGGAAAAAAGAAATCGTAAGTTCAATTACAGAGTACGTAGTTGATTCTAGACGATTCGATTAATTCTATCATTACAGCTTATGACCAGATGGTAAAAAAAGTCCATTGaagcaaagaaaaaatttgaagttaTTGTTCTTAAAAAAAGTTTTGTCcggttcttttaatttttagtcAATTTTCTCTTGCCTCGTGAATTAAATTGAGGCGAAATATCCGTACGACATGATTTTgaaccaatttttttctgcacatCAATTAGTCAGCGGCCAGAGCACTAACTGTTGCTGAGAGTACAACTCCACTGGTTGTTATTGGATCACAAAGTCAGTCGGTCATGGATTCAAGTGAAAAAGGAAAAGCAACGGATACAACGTTAGATGAAGCTGGCTATAACTGGCCTGTTCTGCAAAGATACGTTGTCTACGGGTATTTTTTGGCAGGACCAATACTCCATCAATGGTAAAATGACTTTAAATAACCGATCATTGCCGCACGTTGCTTAGTGTTTTGCTTTTTGACGTCACTGGTTATTCACAACTAACTCCACTCACTTTTGATATTAAGCACAATATGATAGCATCCCTGTCAAAATGCAACCTTATCTCATTTTAGTGATCAGTGTtggatttaattgaattcataCAAGAGGATGACAATTACCAGATAAAGCGATTATGGGCACGCTGTACCTTAAATCATCCGATGTCATTGGTGAGCTGACTCTGATCATAGATAAAATCAAAGTTCCAAGTTACTGTCCCTTATCACCGCGCTGGCTTTGTTCGATGCACCTGGGGTTTCTGTCTAGTCCTTATGTCAACCAAAATCGTTACTGATGATATTTTCACAAGTTTCACGAGTTAATCGATGGGAATCAGCAgccttgaaaaattttcaaacgtccTGCAATCCAATGCGACGCATCTGCCTCTACCTCTGCTCTCCATGTTCATCTCATGATCTgctaaaaataatcacatgtCGATCGTCAATATCGtcctgataattttgaagtgGTTTTCTGTTGATTCCAATCACTAACTCAAGACgatatttttcacaaaagaGAAATCATCCAAATCTTTTTCACAGGTACCTGTGGCTGGACCGTTTTTACGTTGGAACAGCTGGTGCAACTTTAGTGAAGAAATTATTCTTCGATCAGTTCATCCTCACTCCACCATTAATAGTGCTATTTTTCAGTAGTATGATATCCTCTTATTCGTTTTACATCGCCTGGTAAAGGTATCACATCACATTTTTCTGCTATTAAAttctactgattatttttaggCATGAGTCTAATGGAGGGGAAGGAGGACCTCCTCGGAGAGTGTAAagcaaaatttattaaaacatTCCAGGTAACGCACAGGACATGCTCACCGACAATAACtaaaatttacaattaaaagTTAATAgatgatattattttatttacagaCCTCCTGTCTTTACTGGTTGCCGAtgcaattcattaatttcctgATAATTCCTGCGAAATTTCGTGTGGTCTTCGTCAGCGTCGCCGCATTCCTCTGGGTGAACATACTATGCCACCTCAAGCGAGCGCCTATCGCCAACAATGAACAATAATGCCTCAAGAGCAATAAATTTCTGTGAAATGAATTTCTCTAATCACTAAAGAtggtaatgaaaatatttcttctttcGTTTCGGCTGGttccgatgaattatttaatacttATTGGACATGCTGGGAAATAAACGGAATCACATTCTTTCAAtgataaaacaattttctttattaataatgacattcacatgttttattccattttcggATTCATATGCAAGTACGCATTCATTGATTTCATCAAATGCACATAATGATTGATATTTGGTATACGTGGTACATCACCGACGTTTTGAATACTGTTCATGATGATCAAGTCATTCTAactagaaaagaaaatttcacaGAGAAGTTCtcaaatatgatttttttcaataagtGATAATTATTGTACAATTAGTTAACTCGTTTTCAATAGTGATAAATATGTCGTcaagatataaaaaaattaaatcaccaATAATTCGTGATGCTCAAATTTCTCTTTCCCTTCGTCGTACTTTCGTCAAGCATTTAAAATAGTAACGATTTTCTTTGGATttagaaatatatattttcttaaaaaagtaaTTTAATGTGGAAACAGGATAATTGATCCTATGTATACACATTATCGAAAACGAAATGATCACAATCCTtaagtttttcaattatcactTTGTATTCCACAATAGTGCCTCATGCACAGACTCATAGCAGCAATTGTTATCAGTCGATGAAgcttgattgattttttctttattaaatTGAATCATCGAATAGAAAAACTATTACCATTTGGAAATTCAACTTGGCTATCTATAAAATTAATCACCACATGTTTCATTTATAATTCAATCACATTACTCGAGAACTTATCGAATGTTTTTTATCACTTCTTGCGAGGCAACCATTCAGTTTCGCAGTACGTTTAAACGCTTTTAGAACTCAAATAGAAGTCCTCTAAGGGGCGCCTTTTTACGCAAGTACAACAGACGATTGTATTGGAAATGTGGACGTGTATCACTTTTGAGAATAGCTATCCTTTGCTTCAAGGCTTAAAACAAATCATACGTCCAATATCATAAGGAGAGCTTCATTACTCACAATACAATCgttgtaattaattcaatttattcagtcTAACCTAGGAGTGATGTCCAATATCGCATGTTTTCATTTGATAGAAACAGCGGTTATAAATTGTCTCAATATTATCATTTATTCATGTCAAagctatttttcattcgtaaaaataatttgattatttaccAATAGAGGAGTAGTTCTTGGCAAACGACGTATAATCGATAGATCTCTGAGGAAATAACCGATAAGAGGAATAATTGAGGGAGTCGTTTGCCAAATTGTATGCCCAgtcttcaataatttcatttctttaCCTACGTGAAGACCATTCACGTATAAAAGATGAACTTCGTGCGATATTATAACCACTCGACGGTGTTTGTGCGCAATTAAACTCACTAATTCTTTCCCCCTAATGTTTCACGGCCCTGAAACCTCCATATTAATGTACAATTTAcctaaatttctttttcaccTATCTGATGAGCTGTTCTTTCAGTGGAAATATTGTGATAATTTTCTAATAGTTATCCAACCCTATCTCGTTGAGAATATGTTCATTGTTCCACTTGCTGTGCGTTTTCTGACTAATCTTGCCGCCACTGAAATAATGATAacatcagatttttttttaaagttgatTGGCCAACAATGTTTGAACCAAAATATGGAGACTTGTTTGAGTGGACGCTAATCACTAAAAAACTAAAGAGAGCATGGAAAACTAAATTAAAAAGAACATTAAAATGCTCCGGTAATTTAAAAATCGACTAGGAATTGAAAAAGACGAATGAATATTCGAGATATCGCGAATGGACTGAATATTTGAGTAGAACGTACCGGTTGCGTCTTGAGGTGTTAGAGGCTTGTCGATGACTTTTTGTATCACGGCCATCCATTGGGTTCGATCATCCTCACTCTGAGCTGATAATAGGAAACCTCTGTCCGGAGTTTCCAGCGTAAAAGAAAAACCTTGGTCTTTAGCACCTGCTGGAACTCCCATCTTGAGGGCAAAGCCCTCAGAACTGTGACCAATAAATATCTCCCCTTTTGGATGTGCGTCCTGAAACAGTTGAGAATTTAAGTGCAATGCTTGTATTTATGGTGAgattatatttcaatttttttttcatttgtttgggTATTTTTTCTCCATCAAACTTTCTACGAGAACAAatagattttaaaaaataagagaaGCAAATTATGTATatgtttttatgagaaattcaCCATAGGGTCGTCGTGATACATAAGTTTTCTCTCATCTAACGTGAACCATCGTTTCTTATAACCGTCTGATTGTCTTGGGCcagttttccataaaaatcctTCCTTAGGAAAATCTCGGGTCAATTGTGTCAGCAACTCGTTTTCCGATGCACCTGGATAAGCCACCTGAAGCCTGTGAAGTTTGGCACACCTTATTGCGAGATACCAATTCGTTATTACTTCCGCCTCCTCGTGATAAACGTAGATATGCCTAGTCGATCCATCTTTCATAAATGATAATTGAAGACTGTTTTGGTGGCCGATTTTCAGTGGTGCAAAGGCTACGTTTAACTCCGATATCCTCAGTACAGCCTTTGGTTCTTTATGCTCTTTAACGTGGTACTTCAAGGTATCGTCGGCTTCAGAGAGAATAAACTTTCTAGGCTGATAACGGGCATCTTCCTTGCCACGTTTCATTAGGAATCCTTCCATGGATCCTGAGACGTACTGGTTTTGTTTGTCTGCGTGACAGAACTCTTCACGTTGATATTTCGCTCGAATCCATTGCTCCACGAGAAcccttcaacattttttagtGCATCgcagtgagaaaaaaagtacaataaaattttcgaaagaCATGGACATCtggtatattatatatatgagctagtgaggaaataaattttcttgtttttccattatttcgtGCTGATTCCAATGATGGCCCCTGGGATTAAATACTCCGTTGGGAATCGATGGAAGAAATTTATCGATAGCTATGCACTATGAATGTTGAGTAACGTTTAAGGAAagtccaaaaaatatttaagcAGCAGCAACACTTTTTCCGTGAGAAAAACATAAAATGTACAAATTCATCTTACTGCGGTGCTTCCTCGTCTGGCCGGCGATAACAAGGTGGTACTCTTGCTTCGTAATACAGTTTTGCAGCAGTATTTCCTACTTCCCTGACCCTTGTCACCTGTGAGTCCTCCCACCTGTCCAATTTTAAGTGCTTGACTTTTGATATGTGCGCACCCATGGAACGATGAACACCAGCACACCTCGTGCACAGAAATATTCCAATATTGTACGATGCCCATTCTGGATCtgcaattattattcataatatACTTCACATCTTCCCTcggggattaaaaaaatatatctgacGTATTAACGACAGGTTTCAGCCCTAAAAGCTTCAATTTTGAATCATGTCACGTCAATCCTCAAAACGTGTTATATCTGAGTGAAACGACTGTTGGAAGaaagtgattattttgataGGAAGCAGTGTTACAAGCAGTTTTCGAGAATGATCGTTAAACGCCCACCACAAATGACATCTATGAAAAGCTGATTCAGAATTATGACAAGAACGGAATAACGTGGAGCGAGAAGACTGCCGGATTGTAATACTACTCCCGCACTGACTGAATTTTTGTTTGTCAATAACCTCAAAAATtggcagtaaaaaaaattaactaatcAATAGGCACAATTATATAATCTGCTAGGAAACAAACTTTTGATCCCACAATCAGCACACTCGTTATTTCCAGGCTTTTTCAGGAGTTCTAGCAATGACTTCTCATTGGCATCAGCCATTTTAAAACACACTGAAACCCATTCACTACTCATACATTTGCCTGACAGCACATGTGAATGCATAAACCAGTCGGTAACATTGTTAGCTTTTCTTTAAGGTCAAGAATAACGCAATCTGCCGGCCTCCGGACATAGCTCGTCTCTGCCAGtatctggatttttttataacaagacaagatttggaaaaaattgccttgaataataaaacgagAACATGCCGGTTCACAGTTAGACTGAAGGTAAATATCACTTCCTAATACTATAATTGTAAATTAATCACTCTTCACTTCAATTGATAAAAGATGTAGGTTATTTGTAGTTATGGTTCAAAGGTTCGATATATCATGGCGCATTGCTGAGTTTTTTACACGTCAGTACACTTTGATTGACCCTTTCCCTGGCACCAATTTAATCACATCATTTTTTATGCGTTCCATAGTCTTCGATGAGTGACACAGCGATTTACCCTGTGACGTTTGTCGAGCCAGAGTGAAAAATCAAGAATGGAGGAGACAATGAATGAGGAACGTACACAAGAAGATTTCGTTAACGATCTGAATTTTAAGGATGTTGATCCTGATGATCCACTTACCAAGGCAGCACTCAGTGATCCTGTTGAGGATGAGTGGGTGGACATACTCGGCAATGGCCAGCTGAGGAAGAAAACTCTTATCAAAGGGCAGAAGAACACACGTCCTCAACGGAATGATATATGCATTGTTGACATTGTTGGGAAGTTGGATAGTGGGAAGGAAGTTGAacgtttcattgatttttcgatACAGCTGGGAGATGTTGAGTTGATTCAGGTAAAAAATCGTCTGTTATTTATCTCTCCAGCTCATCGATTTTGGTTTGTctataatcaataaaattttgctttttttatttactctaAAATTTGTCAGAGGACGGAGCACAGAAAAGAAAAGGGTAGATGACAAACCATTTtgagttgataaaaaattattttgcctAGACCAGCTCAATTATTTGATATTATTATGGATGAGAGCAGAGGAATTTTaagtaataaaatatatggcaatttcttcaaaaaagttaACGAATTTCTAGGGTTTAGATTTGGCAATAGCACTGATGGACGTTGGAGAGTCAGCAGAAATAGATGTAGCCTCAAGGTTTGCCTATGGGGACCTTGGAAAAGAGCCGGACATTCCTCCCGCCGCAACTCTGCATTACGATGTTAATCTAAAAGCTGTAGAAATGGAGCCTGAAATCGAAGAGATGGGGTTTACGCAGCGGAAAGACTTCGGGTATTTCAAATTTGATCATCATAAAATATCATAGACAAAAAAATGCTAAATATCTTGAAGACTGTAATGAAATAGAAATCTATTCTCAATTTACTGAAATTGGTGCTCTGATGTTAGTAACAGAAAACGCGAACGTGGCAATTGGTGGTTTGCCAGGGACGAGCCTACGTTGGCGATTCAGTGCTACCGAAGGGCATTAGATTTTCTCCAACCCTCGGGAGACGACCACAAGAAGAATCCTAAGGATATCATAACAGATTCTGAATTGCAAATTCTTCTCGAGGACAGAACGAAAATCTACAACAATCTTGCGGCTGCACAAATAAAGACCGGAGCTTACGACGCCGCACTCGAGAGTGTTGATAATGTTTTGAGAGTTGATCCGAAGAACGTAAAGGCATTGTTCAGGAAAGGTAAtccaatcagaaaaaaaacaaggcCAATTGTCAAAGATTTCATGATAAATAATAACCAAGTTTCCAATGTTTTTATTAACCAATTGTCACCCATTTTCGTAGGACGAATTCTTCATAAAAAGGGTGAACATGCAAACGCGACAGCCGTCCTCCAGAATGCAGCGAAGCTTGATCCGGATTCCAAAGAAATTATTCGTGAATTGTCCATCTTGAAGGAGAAAAGTGCGAGAGAAACATTACATGAGAAACATCTTTATCGTAAAATGCTGGGAAACCCTAAAGAATCCGCGCCGACTTCCAAGAAAACGATTTCCTCATCAAAGAGTACAGGAAGACTCACCTGGAGTCTCATTGGTGGTACAATTGCTGCAATCGCGGGTGTTATTGTCTACAGATTggcattttaattaaaaaaattatttacattatcacttgcataataatgataatataattgaaaaaaaagaaaac from Diachasmimorpha longicaudata isolate KC_UGA_2023 chromosome 1, iyDiaLong2, whole genome shotgun sequence harbors:
- the LOC135162222 gene encoding arf-GAP with dual PH domain-containing protein 1-like isoform X1; its protein translation is MHSHVLSGKCMSSEWVSVCFKMADANEKSLLELLKKPGNNECADCGIKNPEWASYNIGIFLCTRCAGVHRSMGAHISKVKHLKLDRWEDSQVTRVREVGNTAAKLYYEARVPPCYRRPDEEAPQVLVEQWIRAKYQREEFCHADKQNQYVSGSMEGFLMKRGKEDARYQPRKFILSEADDTLKYHVKEHKEPKAVLRISELNVAFAPLKIGHQNSLQLSFMKDGSTRHIYVYHEEAEVITNWYLAIRCAKLHRLQVAYPGASENELLTQLTRDFPKEGFLWKTGPRQSDGYKKRWFTLDERKLMYHDDPMDAHPKGEIFIGHSSEGFALKMGVPAGAKDQGFSFTLETPDRGFLLSAQSEDDRTQWMAVIQKVIDKPLTPQDATVAARLVRKRTASGTMNIFSTR
- the LOC135162427 gene encoding peroxisomal membrane protein 2; this encodes MSLSKNILKFVKKPLVFNSLIYGSFYTSAEFLQQTYQLQERKKEISAARALTVAESTTPLVVIGSQSQSVMDSSEKGKATDTTLDEAGYNWPVLQRYVVYGYFLAGPILHQWYLWLDRFYVGTAGATLVKKLFFDQFILTPPLIVLFFSSMSLMEGKEDLLGECKAKFIKTFQTSCLYWLPMQFINFLIIPAKFRVVFVSVAAFLWVNILCHLKRAPIANNEQ
- the LOC135170576 gene encoding peptidyl-prolyl cis-trans isomerase FKBP8-like, which encodes MKINFNTRIVGTRVVLVPYREEHVEKYHEWMKSPELQHLTGSEPLTLQEEYEMQKSWREDENKCTFIVLDAEIYSKTKDEIVSMIGDTNLYFNDPDDAHTSECEIMIAEERARGRKMGWEAIVLMLRYGVEVLNVSNYSAKIKMDNEKSIRMFQKLKFVEVSRSEVFQEITLFRKVDDEWTEWLAFETSGTSREDQYCPHKLLSSQSEKSRMEETMNEERTQEDFVNDLNFKDVDPDDPLTKAALSDPVEDEWVDILGNGQLRKKTLIKGQKNTRPQRNDICIVDIVGKLDSGKEVERFIDFSIQLGDVELIQGLDLAIALMDVGESAEIDVASRFAYGDLGKEPDIPPAATLHYDVNLKAVEMEPEIEEMGFTQRKDFGNRKRERGNWWFARDEPTLAIQCYRRALDFLQPSGDDHKKNPKDIITDSELQILLEDRTKIYNNLAAAQIKTGAYDAALESVDNVLRVDPKNVKALFRKGRILHKKGEHANATAVLQNAAKLDPDSKEIIRELSILKEKSARETLHEKHLYRKMLGNPKESAPTSKKTISSSKSTGRLTWSLIGGTIAAIAGVIVYRLAF
- the LOC135162222 gene encoding arf-GAP with dual PH domain-containing protein 1-like isoform X3, with product MHSHVLSGKCMSSEWVSVCFKMADANEKSLLELLKKPGNNECADCGIKNPEWASYNIGIFLCTRCAGVHRSMGAHISKVKHLKLDRWEDSQVTRVREVGNTAAKLYYEARVPPCYRRPDEEAPQVLVEQWIRAKYQREEFCHADKQNQYVSGSMEGFLMKRGKEDARYQPRKFILSEADDTLKYHVKEHKEPKAVLRISELNVAFAPLKIGHQNSLQLSFMKDGSTRHIYVYHEEAEVITNWYLAIRCAKLHRLQVAYPGASENELLTQLTRDFPKEGFLWKTGPRQSDGYKKRWFTLDERKLMYHDDPMDAHPKGEIFIGHSSEGFALKMGVPAGAKDQGFSFTLETPDRGFLLSAQSEDDRTQWMAVIQKVIDKPLTPQDATVF
- the LOC135162222 gene encoding arf-GAP with dual PH domain-containing protein 1-like isoform X2, which translates into the protein MHSHVLSGKCMSSEWVSVCFKMADANEKSLLELLKKPGNNECADCGIKNPEWASYNIGIFLCTRCAGVHRSMGAHISKVKHLKLDRWEDSQVTRVREVGNTAAKLYYEARVPPCYRRPDEEAPQVLVEQWIRAKYQREEFCHADKQNQYVSGSMEGFLMKRGKEDARYQPRKFILSEADDTLKYHVKEHKEPKAVLRISELNVAFAPLKIGHQNSLQLSFMKDGSTRHIYVYHEEAEVITNWYLAIRCAKLHRLQVAYPGASENELLTQLTRDFPKEGFLWKTGPRQSDGYKKRWFTLDERKLMYHDDPMDAHPKGEIFIGHSSEGFALKMGVPAGAKDQGFSFTLETPDRGFLLSAQSEDDRTQWMAVIQKVIDKPLTPQDATVRMT
- the LOC135162222 gene encoding arf-GAP with dual PH domain-containing protein 1-like isoform X4; translation: MGAHISKVKHLKLDRWEDSQVTRVREVGNTAAKLYYEARVPPCYRRPDEEAPQVLVEQWIRAKYQREEFCHADKQNQYVSGSMEGFLMKRGKEDARYQPRKFILSEADDTLKYHVKEHKEPKAVLRISELNVAFAPLKIGHQNSLQLSFMKDGSTRHIYVYHEEAEVITNWYLAIRCAKLHRLQVAYPGASENELLTQLTRDFPKEGFLWKTGPRQSDGYKKRWFTLDERKLMYHDDPMDAHPKGEIFIGHSSEGFALKMGVPAGAKDQGFSFTLETPDRGFLLSAQSEDDRTQWMAVIQKVIDKPLTPQDATVAARLVRKRTASGTMNIFSTR